A DNA window from Micromonospora sp. NBC_01739 contains the following coding sequences:
- a CDS encoding APC family permease: protein MSHSKPDTVSAVLARGRLGIPSVVFFVIAAAAPLTVVAGGATTGYAVTGVTGIPVSYLLVAAVLALFAVGYVAMSRRIVNAGAFYTYVTRGLGRPAGVGAAMVALLAYNAMQIGLYGGAGAVTAQFLNDRYAVDLTWWSCALAVWAVVAVLGVARIDLNGRVLAVVLVAECVVALTFDAIMVTHPADGTVSFDTLAPSHVFAAGIGAALVTAITGFVGFEGTVVFSEETKDPRRTIARATYIAVAVTGLLYGLSAWAMSVATGPDRIVAAARADGTDLIFNLVSPYLADSIVTVARVLFITSLFAALLSFHHTVARYLFALGRERVLPAVFGRTSRRTGAPKVGSLVQSGLAFAVLVGYAVAGADPIVHLFFWVTVTGGLGVLILMTVTSAAVIGFFARITHTEGLWRSLIAPGLATVALGGILTVTLREFATLLGVAPDSPLRWAFPAGYAAVALLGIGWALVLRTTNPEVYAAVGLGADRDTGPLRAPDTLRQSA, encoded by the coding sequence ATGTCCCACTCGAAACCCGACACCGTCTCCGCCGTCCTCGCGCGCGGGCGGCTCGGCATCCCGTCGGTGGTGTTCTTCGTGATCGCCGCCGCCGCTCCGCTCACCGTCGTCGCGGGCGGCGCCACCACCGGGTACGCCGTCACCGGGGTCACCGGCATCCCGGTGTCCTATCTGCTGGTGGCGGCCGTGCTGGCGTTGTTCGCGGTCGGCTACGTGGCCATGTCCCGCCGGATCGTCAACGCGGGCGCCTTCTACACCTACGTCACCCGGGGGCTCGGCCGCCCGGCCGGCGTCGGTGCCGCCATGGTCGCGCTGCTCGCCTACAACGCCATGCAGATCGGCCTCTACGGTGGGGCCGGCGCCGTCACCGCCCAGTTCCTCAACGACCGGTACGCCGTCGACCTGACCTGGTGGAGCTGCGCCCTCGCGGTGTGGGCGGTCGTCGCGGTGCTCGGCGTCGCCCGGATCGACCTCAACGGCCGGGTCCTCGCCGTCGTCCTGGTCGCCGAATGCGTCGTCGCCCTGACCTTCGACGCCATCATGGTCACCCACCCGGCCGACGGGACCGTCAGCTTCGACACCCTAGCCCCCTCGCACGTCTTCGCCGCCGGCATCGGCGCGGCGCTGGTCACCGCGATCACCGGGTTCGTCGGGTTCGAAGGCACCGTCGTGTTCAGCGAGGAGACCAAGGACCCACGGCGCACCATCGCCCGTGCCACGTACATCGCGGTCGCCGTCACCGGCCTGCTGTACGGGCTCTCCGCCTGGGCGATGTCGGTGGCCACCGGCCCGGACCGCATCGTGGCGGCGGCCCGCGCCGACGGCACCGACCTGATCTTCAATCTGGTGTCGCCGTACCTGGCCGACAGCATCGTCACCGTCGCCCGGGTCCTCTTCATCACCTCGCTGTTCGCCGCGCTGCTCAGCTTCCACCACACCGTGGCCCGGTACCTGTTCGCGCTCGGCCGGGAACGGGTGCTGCCGGCCGTGTTCGGTCGCACCAGCCGGCGTACCGGTGCCCCGAAGGTCGGCTCCCTCGTCCAGAGTGGGCTCGCCTTCGCCGTGCTGGTCGGCTACGCCGTGGCCGGGGCAGATCCGATCGTGCACCTGTTCTTCTGGGTCACCGTCACCGGTGGGCTCGGGGTGCTGATCCTGATGACGGTCACCTCCGCCGCCGTGATCGGCTTCTTCGCCCGGATCACGCACACCGAAGGACTGTGGCGGTCACTGATCGCACCGGGCCTGGCCACGGTGGCGCTGGGCGGGATCCTCACCGTGACACTGCGGGAGTTCGCCACCCTGCTCGGCGTCGCGCCGGACTCGCCGCTGCGCTGGGCGTTCCCCGCCGGGTACGCCGCCGTCGCGCTGCTCGGCATCGGGTGGGCGCTGGTCCTGCGCACCACAAACCC